A genomic region of Thermodesulfobium narugense DSM 14796 contains the following coding sequences:
- a CDS encoding PAS domain-containing protein, whose amino-acid sequence MLKRLIISLFFFLAFSTSIAYSQGLASKKVLILNSYSQDYIWTIEEQEGILSQLNSIFPSPEIFIENMDSKRFNSKRYLDDFSNFLMKKYSGFKFDAIVTTDDPAFVYALERRNQFGNPPIFFCGVNTYSDDIKNFIPYKVYGVKEEENLESTLSLMLKLFPNAKKILGVADESVASYFKKQFDDFFASHNDISNEYFVSNNLEKIINKINSEPKDILVLDLIAHTVDKYGDDLIGSAPTHELYKRVNVPIFGTFDYQLGNGIVGGMITSGLEQGKIVGKLAYDYLFDNGAGWENSKIINSSESNYYAFDENLLKKFNIKKELLPPNSKIINHQETFFERYSKAILYSSIVSLMLLLIIALLVIILIQKRREYKKLSESEKYFRLLLDNSSDMILVVDIDGEILFENDSLSMLFSDVNDIEAKNFLNFLENEEREKFKLLFEKILTTEQDSIFPFKFYLNTKNGAKVAFEGKAKKISGRVEDFILLTISEVTERERVHNSLREREQEYETLFNNIKDVVLVLDSDFRIIKSNEELYRTFGYKPEDVISKDVINFVYPEDRDYAKSLIEKVLKENIKGMSFEIRAIDVNNHIKVIDVKTNTVYKNDKRIYFLVCRDITEKKRSEEALLQKQRELNILLDSLPGYIYYKNKDGIYIFVNNNFAKLLGKDRKEIIGHTDYEIFDKEQAEKNLELDRSAVKLGMVHFQEEMLRKPNKESISVLTQKVPIFDENRNLQGLISLSYDVTELKSAYNLAKNIEEKYFEIIRLISDVVFELDYSGRFSFISEKIYDYTKLQPRDFLNKFFVDFSSPAEKEKLTLLFMSILKGDKKDAVFEVGIKNDKEEYINFEMRIVAKYEGRVFRGALGSLRKL is encoded by the coding sequence TTGCTTAAAAGATTAATAATAAGTCTTTTTTTCTTTTTAGCTTTCTCTACTTCAATTGCTTATTCTCAGGGTTTAGCAAGCAAGAAAGTTTTGATTTTGAACTCTTATAGCCAGGATTATATTTGGACTATTGAAGAACAAGAGGGGATTTTGTCCCAGCTTAATTCTATATTCCCTTCACCTGAGATATTTATAGAAAATATGGATTCGAAAAGGTTTAATTCAAAGAGATATTTGGATGATTTTTCTAATTTTTTGATGAAAAAATACTCAGGGTTTAAATTTGATGCAATAGTTACAACAGACGATCCAGCTTTTGTATATGCTTTAGAAAGAAGAAATCAGTTTGGAAACCCTCCAATATTTTTTTGTGGTGTAAATACCTATAGCGACGATATAAAAAATTTTATTCCATATAAAGTTTATGGTGTGAAGGAAGAAGAGAATTTAGAATCTACTCTTTCTCTTATGCTAAAGCTTTTTCCAAATGCAAAAAAGATTTTGGGCGTTGCAGATGAAAGTGTAGCGTCTTATTTCAAAAAGCAATTTGACGATTTTTTTGCATCACATAACGATATATCAAACGAATATTTTGTTTCAAATAATTTAGAGAAAATAATAAATAAGATTAATTCAGAGCCGAAGGATATCCTTGTTCTGGATCTAATAGCTCATACTGTCGACAAATATGGTGATGACCTAATTGGATCTGCTCCCACACATGAACTTTATAAGAGAGTAAACGTACCAATTTTTGGAACGTTTGACTATCAATTGGGTAACGGAATAGTTGGTGGTATGATTACTAGTGGGCTTGAACAGGGCAAGATTGTGGGTAAGTTAGCATACGATTATCTTTTTGATAACGGTGCTGGTTGGGAGAACTCTAAGATTATAAATAGTTCTGAGTCAAACTATTATGCCTTTGATGAAAATTTATTGAAAAAATTCAACATAAAAAAGGAATTACTTCCTCCAAACAGCAAGATAATTAATCATCAAGAAACATTTTTTGAGAGATATTCAAAGGCAATCCTTTATTCTTCAATAGTTTCTTTAATGTTACTTCTAATAATTGCTTTGCTTGTGATTATATTAATTCAAAAAAGGCGAGAATATAAAAAGCTTTCTGAAAGCGAGAAATATTTTAGACTCCTTTTAGATAACTCAAGCGATATGATTCTGGTTGTAGATATAGACGGCGAAATACTTTTTGAAAACGACTCTTTATCTATGCTATTTTCTGACGTTAACGACATTGAAGCCAAAAACTTTTTGAACTTTTTAGAAAATGAAGAAAGAGAAAAGTTTAAATTGTTATTTGAGAAAATCTTAACTACAGAACAAGATTCTATCTTTCCTTTTAAATTCTATCTCAATACAAAGAATGGAGCAAAGGTTGCTTTTGAAGGAAAAGCAAAAAAGATTTCTGGTAGGGTAGAGGATTTTATACTGCTGACAATCTCTGAAGTTACAGAAAGAGAGAGAGTTCATAACTCTCTAAGAGAAAGAGAACAAGAATACGAGACGCTATTTAACAACATAAAAGATGTTGTATTAGTACTTGATTCAGATTTTAGAATTATAAAGTCAAATGAAGAGCTTTATAGAACTTTTGGATACAAACCTGAAGATGTAATAAGTAAAGATGTAATAAACTTTGTGTATCCTGAAGACAGAGATTATGCAAAGTCTCTAATTGAAAAAGTACTGAAAGAAAATATAAAAGGGATGTCTTTTGAAATCAGGGCTATTGATGTCAACAATCACATCAAGGTCATTGATGTTAAGACTAATACTGTATACAAAAATGATAAGAGAATATACTTTCTCGTTTGTAGAGACATAACAGAAAAGAAGCGCTCTGAAGAGGCTCTTCTTCAGAAGCAAAGAGAACTAAATATCCTCCTTGATAGTCTACCAGGTTATATTTATTACAAGAATAAAGATGGCATATATATTTTTGTTAACAATAATTTTGCTAAATTGCTGGGAAAGGACAGGAAAGAGATTATTGGCCACACTGATTACGAAATATTTGACAAAGAACAGGCAGAAAAGAATCTTGAATTAGATAGATCAGCAGTAAAGCTTGGGATGGTTCACTTTCAGGAGGAAATGCTCAGAAAACCTAATAAAGAATCTATAAGTGTTCTCACCCAAAAGGTGCCAATTTTTGATGAGAATAGAAATCTTCAGGGGCTGATAAGCTTGAGCTACGACGTTACTGAGCTAAAGAGTGCTTATAATTTGGCAAAGAATATTGAAGAAAAATACTTTGAAATAATTAGATTAATAAGTGACGTGGTATTTGAACTTGACTATTCTGGAAGATTTAGCTTTATAAGTGAAAAAATATATGATTATACAAAACTTCAGCCGAGAGATTTCCTTAACAAATTTTTTGTTGACTTTTCATCTCCTGCTGAGAAAGAGAAACTTACTCTTTTGTTTATGTCAATTTTGAAAGGAGATAAAAAGGACGCTGTTTTTGAGGTTGGTATTAAAAACGATAAGGAAGAGTACATAAACTTCGAGATGAGAATAGTTGCAAAATATGAAGGCAGGGTTTTTAGAGGCGCTCTTGGAAGCTTGAGAAAACTTTAG
- a CDS encoding thioesterase family protein, with translation MIEVGLNAEIETIVTDNDTAAFYGSGLVNVLSTPRIVSLLEGAAVEAIKNNLASGETSVGTLINIEHIAPTPVGMKVWASAKLIRVDGRRLIFEVLARDEVEQVARGTHERFIVNFDRFIKKAEKKKSF, from the coding sequence ATGATAGAAGTCGGCTTAAATGCAGAAATTGAGACGATTGTTACTGACAATGATACAGCAGCATTTTATGGTAGTGGATTGGTAAACGTGCTTTCTACACCTAGAATTGTTAGCCTTCTTGAGGGAGCTGCAGTAGAAGCTATCAAGAACAATCTGGCTTCGGGCGAGACTTCTGTGGGGACGTTGATTAATATAGAACATATTGCTCCCACACCTGTAGGGATGAAGGTTTGGGCGAGCGCAAAGCTTATAAGGGTAGATGGTAGGAGATTGATATTTGAAGTTTTAGCAAGAGATGAAGTAGAACAGGTTGCAAGGGGTACGCATGAGAGATTTATTGTTAATTTCGACAGATTTATTAAAAAAGCAGAAAAAAAGAAAAGTTTTTAA
- a CDS encoding alpha/beta hydrolase family protein, with translation MNRREFLGILALGTLLNLESFNDIAFAQVNGSSEGSELFANKEFSYQALRTLSKTFSSCADIKECFLAIKSIKDNDTNSWYEGWKAQGDRLYSLAEEYYSEGFLVSAREAYLRASNYLRTSGFFLGTNPKDPRIFDTYTKSRTSFVKAASLFDPKIESVEIQYQNTTIPLYFVKASNDSVPRPTIVMVGGFDSNAEELVMDWGFGAVKRGFNFATFDGPGQGRALVLQGLYFRPDFEKVSKPVINYIVTRKDVNLKKIAMFGVDLGGYFAPRACAFDNRIALLVADGGVFDYYSSLISLLPPVAKNLLETDKAAFNKAMAEALKDNITFRWAIHHGMWAFNAPTIAEFFLKTKPYNLKNIISNINCPTLVVNSTNTFFFRGESKKFYDLLECPREMINMTASEGAEEGSQIGALGFAQGVIFNWLEYHFNKIS, from the coding sequence TTGAACAGGAGGGAATTTTTGGGCATCCTGGCTTTAGGTACACTTCTTAACCTTGAATCATTTAATGATATTGCATTTGCACAAGTCAATGGTTCGTCAGAAGGGAGTGAATTGTTTGCCAATAAAGAATTCTCTTATCAAGCTCTTAGGACACTTTCAAAGACTTTTTCTTCCTGTGCGGACATAAAGGAGTGTTTTTTGGCAATCAAAAGTATTAAAGATAACGATACCAATAGTTGGTATGAAGGATGGAAAGCCCAGGGAGATAGATTGTATTCTCTTGCAGAAGAGTATTATTCCGAAGGTTTTCTTGTAAGCGCAAGAGAAGCCTATTTAAGAGCATCCAATTATCTTAGGACTTCAGGCTTTTTCCTTGGCACCAACCCAAAGGACCCAAGAATTTTCGATACTTATACGAAGAGTAGAACTTCCTTTGTAAAAGCTGCATCTCTTTTTGATCCAAAAATTGAGTCTGTAGAGATTCAATATCAGAATACTACTATTCCTTTATATTTTGTGAAAGCTTCGAATGATTCTGTTCCCAGACCAACTATAGTTATGGTAGGTGGATTTGACTCCAACGCTGAAGAGCTTGTTATGGATTGGGGATTTGGAGCTGTGAAAAGAGGGTTCAACTTTGCAACCTTTGACGGTCCTGGACAAGGAAGAGCACTTGTACTTCAGGGACTCTACTTTAGGCCTGACTTTGAAAAGGTAAGCAAACCTGTAATAAATTATATTGTTACCAGAAAGGATGTAAATCTTAAAAAGATAGCGATGTTTGGGGTGGATCTTGGGGGTTATTTTGCGCCAAGAGCCTGTGCTTTTGATAATAGAATTGCTCTATTGGTAGCTGATGGGGGAGTTTTTGATTATTATAGTTCTTTAATTTCACTTTTACCTCCTGTAGCAAAAAATCTTCTTGAAACTGATAAGGCTGCTTTCAATAAAGCTATGGCTGAAGCGCTAAAGGACAACATTACCTTTAGGTGGGCGATTCATCACGGTATGTGGGCATTTAATGCTCCTACCATTGCGGAATTTTTCTTAAAGACTAAACCATATAATTTGAAAAATATTATATCGAATATCAATTGTCCTACTCTGGTTGTAAACTCTACAAACACGTTCTTCTTTAGAGGTGAGTCTAAGAAATTCTATGATCTACTTGAGTGCCCAAGAGAGATGATCAATATGACGGCTAGCGAGGGCGCAGAAGAGGGCTCTCAAATAGGAGCTCTTGGTTTTGCTCAGGGAGTAATATTTAATTGGCTTGAATATCACTTCAATAAAATTTCTTAA
- a CDS encoding HAD family hydrolase has product MKYTIMWDFDGTIADTTDLIIESYQQTFKHFFGFEFPRERILSVFSLPMRESFIALGFEEDVIDKLLDYYRQYHESVFKYKIKAYPGARETIEELSKEGVVQAIVTSRRRRTTYEGIKHLKIEEFIQEVVCSEDVNRPKPDPEPIERVLERTNSDKRASFMVGDSQYDQMAAKQANIKFLGALWGPRPESLYPDKDSFLISDFKEVKNYVFCYNDKIL; this is encoded by the coding sequence ATGAAGTATACAATAATGTGGGATTTTGACGGAACAATTGCTGATACTACCGATCTTATAATAGAATCTTACCAACAAACCTTCAAACACTTTTTTGGCTTTGAATTTCCAAGAGAAAGGATATTAAGCGTTTTTTCTCTTCCTATGAGAGAAAGCTTTATAGCGCTTGGCTTCGAAGAGGATGTCATAGACAAACTGTTAGATTATTATCGACAATATCACGAATCTGTATTCAAATACAAGATAAAAGCGTATCCAGGAGCAAGAGAAACCATTGAAGAGCTTTCAAAAGAGGGCGTAGTCCAAGCAATTGTAACATCTAGAAGGCGTCGTACTACATATGAAGGAATAAAACATCTAAAAATTGAAGAATTTATTCAAGAAGTAGTATGTAGTGAAGATGTCAATCGACCAAAACCAGATCCAGAACCAATAGAAAGAGTTTTGGAAAGGACCAACTCTGATAAAAGAGCATCATTTATGGTCGGAGATAGCCAGTATGATCAGATGGCTGCAAAACAAGCCAATATAAAATTTCTTGGAGCCCTGTGGGGACCAAGGCCAGAAAGTTTATATCCTGATAAAGATTCTTTTTTGATAAGTGATTTTAAAGAAGTTAAAAATTATGTTTTTTGTTATAATGATAAAATTCTATAA
- a CDS encoding enoyl-ACP reductase FabI, producing the protein MGILDGKKALIFGLANDKSIAWGISKAFKDEGAELALTYLPVMEKRVKPLAENLEAKIVLPCDVNKNEDLKAVHDSIKNEWGSIDILVHSVAFAPKEEFEEGLLQTSREGFKIAMETSCYSLIAMCNAFYPLMEGREASIITMTYYGAEKVVPHYNIMAVCKAALEASVRFLAYDLGPKKIRINAISAGPIKTLAAFGIKGFSELLKHNEQNSPLMRTITIEDVGNLASFLASDRSKNITGDIIYVDAGYHVMGTPRAPEDL; encoded by the coding sequence GTGGGCATATTAGATGGTAAAAAAGCTCTTATTTTCGGCCTTGCTAATGACAAGAGCATCGCATGGGGCATTTCTAAAGCGTTTAAAGATGAAGGGGCCGAACTTGCTTTGACTTATCTTCCTGTTATGGAGAAAAGGGTCAAACCTCTTGCCGAAAACCTGGAAGCAAAAATTGTTCTTCCTTGCGATGTAAATAAAAATGAAGATCTAAAAGCAGTTCATGATTCAATAAAAAATGAATGGGGCTCAATTGATATATTAGTTCACTCTGTGGCATTCGCTCCAAAGGAAGAATTCGAAGAAGGCTTGTTACAAACATCAAGAGAAGGCTTCAAGATAGCAATGGAAACCAGCTGTTATTCGCTAATTGCTATGTGTAACGCCTTTTATCCTCTTATGGAGGGGAGAGAGGCATCAATCATAACCATGACATATTACGGTGCAGAAAAGGTTGTGCCTCACTATAATATAATGGCAGTCTGTAAAGCTGCGCTAGAAGCGTCTGTAAGATTTTTGGCATACGATCTTGGTCCAAAAAAGATTAGAATAAATGCAATTTCTGCAGGTCCAATTAAGACTCTTGCAGCCTTTGGCATAAAGGGATTTAGTGAATTACTAAAACATAATGAGCAAAATTCTCCGCTTATGAGGACAATTACCATTGAAGATGTTGGGAATCTTGCTTCCTTTTTGGCATCAGATAGATCTAAAAATATTACAGGCGATATTATTTATGTAGATGCAGGTTATCACGTTATGGGAACTCCTAGGGCTCCAGAAGATTTATAA
- a CDS encoding ammonium transporter, with protein sequence MKRILLVFSVLFIVLDLSVKSAFAQSLNTINKADTSWMMVSTALVMLMTFPGLILFYSGLVKKLSALNTMLMSIVSYAIVSVIWFVFGFPLVFGKDFFGIIGSFTDVFFSHITSVSGSIPTILFAVYQMTFAAITVSLISGALVERIKFKSWIIFTVLWVTFVYIPLAHWVWGDGWLAKLGVLDFAGGIVVHISAGISALAMCLILGRRKDMRILPHQLGYSVIGAGLLWFGWFGFNAGSALSSGQLAVDAFINTNIAASSGLLTWMAIDLIKDNKATVLGAISGCIAGLGAITPDAGYVNISSALVIGIISSCLCYFAITFIKPKFNYDDTLDVFGIHGISGIWGSLALGIFANPLINGAKGLLFGSATQIVSQIIGVVVAIIYCFTITFLIGLLIQRFFGLRVSRESEIKGLDESEHEESAYEF encoded by the coding sequence TTGAAAAGAATTTTGTTAGTTTTTTCAGTTTTGTTTATTGTTTTGGATCTATCTGTGAAGTCAGCTTTTGCTCAAAGTTTAAATACCATTAACAAGGCTGACACTTCCTGGATGATGGTTTCTACTGCACTCGTAATGCTTATGACATTTCCTGGATTAATTCTTTTTTACAGCGGACTGGTTAAGAAATTAAGCGCTCTTAACACGATGTTGATGTCTATCGTTTCATACGCGATTGTTTCTGTTATATGGTTTGTTTTTGGTTTTCCACTAGTTTTTGGCAAAGATTTTTTTGGAATAATAGGTAGTTTTACAGATGTTTTCTTCTCTCATATTACTTCAGTTTCTGGTTCAATACCCACAATACTTTTTGCAGTTTATCAGATGACATTTGCGGCTATTACTGTCTCTCTAATTTCTGGAGCCCTTGTAGAGAGAATAAAATTTAAGAGTTGGATAATTTTTACAGTTTTATGGGTTACCTTTGTCTATATTCCACTTGCCCACTGGGTATGGGGTGACGGATGGCTTGCCAAATTAGGAGTATTAGATTTTGCTGGGGGCATTGTGGTTCATATTAGCGCAGGGATCTCTGCACTTGCAATGTGCCTAATTCTTGGTAGGAGAAAAGATATGAGGATTTTACCTCATCAATTAGGCTATTCTGTTATTGGTGCAGGTCTTTTATGGTTTGGTTGGTTTGGGTTCAATGCAGGAAGCGCTCTTTCTTCGGGTCAACTTGCAGTAGATGCTTTTATAAATACAAATATTGCTGCATCTAGTGGTCTTTTGACATGGATGGCAATAGATCTCATAAAAGATAATAAGGCAACTGTTTTAGGGGCAATATCAGGTTGTATAGCTGGTCTTGGCGCAATTACACCTGACGCAGGATATGTTAATATTTCAAGCGCTCTTGTTATTGGTATAATTTCATCTTGTCTTTGCTATTTTGCGATTACGTTTATTAAACCAAAGTTCAATTATGATGATACTCTTGACGTTTTTGGAATTCATGGCATCTCTGGAATTTGGGGGAGTTTAGCACTTGGCATCTTTGCTAATCCTTTGATAAACGGAGCAAAGGGTCTCCTTTTTGGTTCAGCTACTCAGATTGTATCTCAAATAATAGGCGTGGTTGTAGCTATTATTTATTGCTTCACAATAACTTTCTTAATTGGTTTACTTATTCAAAGGTTTTTTGGCCTAAGGGTTTCAAGAGAATCTGAGATCAAGGGTCTTGACGAAAGTGAACACGAGGAATCAGCTTATGAATTCTAA